One genomic window of Novosphingobium aureum includes the following:
- a CDS encoding pectate lyase family protein — protein MIAGSGFVLGGHAFAAPGDPTHGGEGGRVVRVTTLAKDGPGSLAAALATKGKRVIVFEVGGVIDLERSVLEMTEPYATIAGQTAPSPGITIVRGGIDLKSHDVILSHLRIMTGVDGQPKLSGWEADAFSTVAAHNVVVEHCSFFWAIDENMSASGPRFTGNSVDEWRKGTSHDIVFRENIAAEGLADASHPKGEHSKGTLVHDNATNITFYRNLWAHNMERSPLVKGGAQVLMINNMIYDPGHRAVHYNLMNLEWAGHDYVTGEITAVGNLMRAGNSTAPGLPFLTLGGDGDLAFYGKDNKAVDRWGNPEAMFGRYGVTNARLIEKDRPMASLDGYDILPADRLETSLLSTVGARPWDRAPDDIRVLFFVAEGRGEILDDEKVVGGYPHPAETRAPFVEKDWDMKTMTPRSGIYPGQKAGAQEKLTARDKAMRQ, from the coding sequence CTGATCGCCGGCAGTGGGTTCGTTCTTGGCGGCCATGCCTTCGCGGCCCCCGGCGACCCGACCCACGGCGGCGAGGGCGGGCGAGTCGTTCGCGTCACCACGCTCGCCAAGGATGGTCCCGGTTCGCTCGCCGCGGCGCTCGCCACCAAGGGCAAGCGCGTAATCGTGTTCGAGGTCGGCGGGGTGATCGACCTCGAGCGCTCGGTCCTCGAGATGACCGAGCCCTACGCCACGATCGCGGGGCAGACCGCGCCTTCGCCCGGCATCACCATCGTGCGCGGGGGCATCGATCTCAAGAGCCACGACGTCATTCTCAGCCACCTGCGGATCATGACCGGGGTCGATGGCCAGCCCAAGCTCTCGGGCTGGGAGGCGGATGCGTTTTCCACTGTCGCTGCACACAATGTGGTGGTCGAGCACTGCAGCTTCTTCTGGGCCATCGACGAGAACATGTCCGCTTCGGGCCCGCGCTTCACCGGCAACAGCGTCGATGAATGGCGCAAGGGAACGAGCCACGACATCGTTTTTCGCGAGAACATCGCCGCCGAGGGTCTGGCCGATGCCAGCCATCCCAAGGGCGAGCATTCCAAGGGTACGCTGGTCCACGACAACGCCACCAACATCACCTTCTACCGCAACCTGTGGGCGCACAACATGGAGCGCTCGCCGCTGGTCAAGGGCGGCGCGCAGGTGCTGATGATCAACAACATGATCTACGATCCCGGCCACCGTGCGGTGCACTACAACCTGATGAACCTCGAGTGGGCTGGCCACGACTACGTGACCGGCGAGATCACCGCGGTCGGCAATCTCATGCGCGCGGGCAACTCGACTGCGCCTGGGCTGCCGTTCCTCACGCTCGGCGGCGATGGCGACCTCGCCTTCTACGGCAAGGACAACAAGGCGGTCGACCGCTGGGGCAATCCCGAGGCGATGTTCGGGCGCTACGGCGTCACCAATGCCAGGCTGATCGAGAAGGATCGCCCGATGGCGAGCCTCGATGGCTACGACATCCTGCCCGCGGACCGGCTCGAGACGAGCCTGCTCTCGACCGTAGGCGCACGTCCCTGGGACCGCGCACCCGACGATATCCGCGTGCTCTTCTTCGTTGCCGAAGGGCGCGGCGAGATCCTCGACGACGAGAAGGTCGTCGGCGGCTATCCGCACCCGGCCGAGACGCGCGCGCCCTTCGTCGAGAAGGACTGGGACATGAAGACGATGACGCCTCGCTCGGGGATCTATCCCGGCCAGAAGGCCGGGGCGCAGGAAAAGCTGACTGCGCGCGACAAGGCGATGCGCCAGTGA
- a CDS encoding TonB-dependent receptor, protein MATSAIALPQVAQAQDSAADPTGSPDAEAIIVTGYRESLAAAINVKRESIGAVDAIVAEDIAKFPDQNLAESLQRIPGISIQRDAGEGRAITVRGLGAQFTRVRLNGMETIATSTDGASANRDRAFDFNVFASELFSSIVVHKTAEAALDEGSLGAVVDLNTGAPLGGKAGFTAVASAQGRYNDLTKDVDPRLAGLVAWVNEDHTFGVSASVAWSDYTTKELGNNSVRWAQAPFRSVNGETCMSGSNFVTTPSAACIEVAEAFHPRIPRYGLVNHDRERLGATGSIQWEPTEDTKLSVDGLYSRFKENRDEYWGEVLLRSNERNIDVSNYVIDGDNNLISADLDNVYVRTERYQRESQTEFYQISAKLEQRLGETLKVNLLAGTSKSQADIPVETTLAYDNRDATGYSYDYTDMKSPLLTFGDEITDPTAFQFAEFRDRPSYLTNKFKTFSGDLDWEVSDDFTMMVGGFYRQFDFATEGYRRDANYCSAFTCASGTYGAPVTAELSDIFELGDAGQPSGNTNAWVVPNLGAGTDFVDLYSREAVLQQGEQRDVTEKTMGGWFMAQFESEIFGMRMNGNAGVRYAKTKQSSSGFTDGTYVTVKRDYDDFLPSFNVNFFPTDNVIVRGAIAKVITRPTLGSLTPGGSVDQFNFRVSSGNPFIDPYRATTYDAAVEWYFAPGALASVAVFAKDIVSFPISTSLQGTWADSGLPTSLLTEGTPAYNAIVLGQDPNREFEFRTTGNGPGANLKGVELSLQLPFSAFTDGFARNFGVLANLTLVKSDVDYTVAGALAYDPVTNKLVAQPAGDYVQPLLGLAKRSWNGTAYYDDGKFSVRGSVAYRSGYNDSTSGNNNVFEGYGSSLNVDASLRYKFTDYLELSLEGTNLTDNYRYRFTDLAANRNYENNHYGRTFLFGARFSY, encoded by the coding sequence ATGGCGACCAGTGCAATTGCGCTTCCGCAAGTCGCGCAGGCGCAGGACAGCGCCGCTGATCCGACCGGATCACCCGATGCCGAGGCGATCATCGTCACCGGCTATCGCGAATCGCTTGCCGCCGCGATCAATGTGAAGCGCGAGTCGATCGGCGCGGTCGATGCCATCGTGGCCGAAGACATCGCCAAGTTCCCCGACCAGAACCTCGCGGAATCGCTGCAGCGCATCCCGGGCATCTCGATCCAGCGCGACGCCGGTGAAGGCCGCGCGATCACCGTGCGCGGTCTGGGCGCGCAGTTCACCCGCGTGCGTCTCAACGGCATGGAGACCATCGCCACCTCGACCGACGGCGCCTCGGCCAACCGCGACCGCGCCTTCGACTTCAACGTCTTTGCCTCCGAGCTGTTCAGCTCGATTGTCGTGCACAAGACCGCCGAAGCCGCGCTCGACGAAGGTTCGCTGGGCGCCGTGGTCGATCTCAACACCGGCGCGCCGCTCGGCGGCAAGGCGGGCTTCACCGCCGTCGCCTCGGCGCAGGGACGCTACAACGACCTGACCAAGGACGTCGATCCGCGGCTTGCCGGTCTCGTCGCTTGGGTCAACGAGGACCACACCTTCGGCGTCTCGGCCTCGGTCGCCTGGTCGGACTATACCACCAAGGAACTGGGCAACAACTCGGTGCGCTGGGCACAGGCGCCGTTCCGCTCGGTCAACGGCGAGACCTGCATGAGCGGGTCGAACTTCGTCACCACGCCCTCGGCCGCCTGCATCGAGGTCGCCGAAGCCTTCCACCCGCGCATCCCGCGCTACGGCCTCGTCAACCACGACCGAGAACGCCTCGGCGCGACCGGCTCGATCCAGTGGGAGCCGACCGAGGACACCAAGCTCTCGGTCGACGGGCTCTACTCGCGCTTCAAGGAGAACCGCGACGAGTACTGGGGCGAGGTGCTCCTGCGCAGCAACGAGCGCAACATCGACGTCTCGAACTACGTGATCGACGGCGACAACAACCTGATCTCGGCCGATCTCGACAACGTCTACGTGCGCACCGAGCGCTACCAACGCGAGAGCCAGACCGAGTTCTACCAGATCTCGGCCAAGCTCGAGCAGCGCCTGGGCGAAACGCTCAAGGTCAACCTGCTCGCCGGGACCTCGAAGTCGCAGGCCGACATCCCGGTCGAGACCACGCTCGCCTACGACAATCGCGATGCGACCGGTTACAGCTACGACTACACCGATATGAAGTCGCCGCTGCTCACCTTCGGCGACGAGATCACCGACCCGACCGCGTTCCAGTTCGCCGAATTCCGCGATCGTCCCTCCTACCTCACCAACAAGTTCAAGACCTTCTCGGGCGACCTCGACTGGGAAGTCTCGGACGACTTCACGATGATGGTGGGCGGCTTCTACCGCCAGTTCGACTTCGCCACCGAAGGCTACCGGCGCGACGCGAACTACTGCTCGGCCTTCACCTGCGCCTCGGGCACCTACGGCGCACCGGTCACCGCCGAGCTTTCCGACATCTTCGAGCTGGGCGATGCCGGGCAGCCTTCGGGCAACACCAATGCCTGGGTCGTGCCCAACCTCGGCGCGGGCACCGACTTCGTCGATCTCTACTCGCGTGAGGCCGTGCTCCAGCAGGGCGAGCAGCGCGACGTTACCGAGAAGACGATGGGCGGCTGGTTCATGGCCCAGTTCGAGAGCGAAATCTTCGGCATGCGCATGAACGGCAACGCCGGCGTGCGCTACGCCAAGACCAAGCAGTCATCCTCGGGCTTCACCGACGGTACCTACGTCACCGTGAAGCGCGACTACGACGACTTCCTGCCCTCGTTCAACGTCAACTTCTTCCCGACCGACAACGTCATCGTGCGCGGCGCGATCGCCAAGGTCATCACCCGCCCGACGCTGGGCAGCCTGACCCCGGGCGGCTCGGTCGACCAGTTCAACTTCCGCGTCTCTTCGGGCAATCCCTTCATCGATCCCTATCGCGCGACGACGTATGACGCCGCCGTGGAATGGTACTTCGCGCCCGGCGCGCTCGCCTCGGTCGCGGTCTTTGCCAAGGACATCGTCAGCTTCCCGATCTCGACCTCGCTGCAGGGCACCTGGGCCGACAGCGGACTGCCGACCTCGCTGCTGACCGAAGGCACGCCCGCCTACAACGCCATCGTGCTGGGACAGGACCCGAACCGCGAATTCGAGTTCCGCACCACGGGCAATGGTCCGGGCGCGAACCTCAAGGGCGTGGAGCTTTCGCTGCAGCTGCCCTTCTCGGCCTTCACCGACGGCTTCGCACGCAATTTCGGCGTGCTCGCCAACCTGACGCTGGTGAAGAGCGACGTCGACTACACGGTCGCGGGCGCCCTCGCCTACGATCCGGTGACCAACAAGCTGGTCGCCCAGCCTGCGGGTGATTACGTCCAGCCCCTGCTCGGCCTCGCCAAGCGCTCGTGGAACGGCACCGCCTACTACGACGACGGCAAGTTCTCGGTGCGCGGCTCCGTCGCCTACCGCAGCGGCTACAACGACAGCACCAGCGGCAACAACAACGTGTTCGAGGGCTACGGCAGCTCGCTCAACGTCGATGCCTCGCTCCGCTACAAGTTCACCGACTACCTCGAGCTTTCGCTCGAAGGGACGAACCTGACGGACAACTACCGCTATCGCTTCACCGACCTTGCGGCCAACCGCAACTACGAGAACAACCACTATGGCCGCACCTTCCTGTTCGGTGCGCGCTTCAGCTACTGA
- a CDS encoding family 43 glycosylhydrolase encodes MHRRDALKATALGAMGLAAPIGPAAAAGAGETSLLPPAPATPRKWARGLDNQRKADLGDGTFLNPVLSGDRPDPAILKDGKDYYLTFSSFDSYPGLTIWHSRDLVNWHPRKPALHRNIGSVWAVSLEKHAGRYFLYIPVKAEPNDIYVIWSDHIDGPWSDPVALGLHDHIDPCHAVGEDGSRWLFLSGGDRVRLSDDGLSLAGEVEHVYDPWRYPDDWDVEGFSPEGPKIHRHGDWFYMLTAVGGTAGPPTGHMVIAARAPSIHGPWEHHPDNPLVRTESLDEAWWSRGHASLVEGPDARWYTLYHGYEAGFWTLGRQCLLDHVAWGEDGWFRMTGGDLAAPLAKPEGGEALPHGMALSDHFTAPLALGSRWSFFRPSPDEARRCKSGDGVLHLAAKGAAPSSGSPLLLIAGDTSYRFECDIEIDPGCTAGLVLFYDDKLYAGLGFDADRFVTHQYGIERARPANPHGRRMKMRVTNRAHIVAIHTSGDGGKSWQRFDRGMEVSGYHHNVRGGFLMLRPGLYAAGRGEARFRDFQFTALED; translated from the coding sequence ATGCACAGACGCGATGCGCTCAAGGCGACGGCCCTTGGCGCGATGGGACTGGCGGCGCCGATTGGTCCGGCTGCCGCTGCCGGGGCGGGCGAAACCTCTCTCCTCCCGCCCGCCCCGGCGACCCCGCGCAAATGGGCGCGCGGGCTCGACAACCAGCGCAAGGCCGATCTCGGCGACGGGACTTTCCTCAATCCGGTGCTCTCGGGCGACCGCCCGGACCCGGCGATCCTGAAGGATGGGAAGGACTACTACCTCACATTCTCGAGCTTCGATTCCTATCCCGGCCTCACCATCTGGCACAGCCGCGATCTGGTGAACTGGCATCCGCGAAAGCCTGCCCTCCACCGCAACATCGGTTCGGTCTGGGCGGTGAGCCTGGAAAAGCACGCGGGGCGCTACTTCCTCTACATCCCGGTCAAGGCCGAGCCCAACGACATCTACGTGATCTGGTCCGATCACATCGACGGCCCCTGGAGCGATCCGGTCGCACTTGGCCTGCACGACCACATCGACCCGTGCCACGCCGTCGGCGAGGACGGCTCGCGCTGGCTGTTCCTTTCGGGCGGCGACAGGGTGCGGCTCTCCGACGACGGCCTCTCGCTCGCGGGCGAGGTCGAGCACGTCTACGATCCGTGGCGCTATCCCGATGACTGGGACGTCGAGGGGTTCTCGCCCGAAGGGCCCAAGATCCACCGCCATGGCGACTGGTTCTACATGCTCACAGCAGTCGGCGGGACCGCGGGGCCGCCGACCGGGCACATGGTCATCGCTGCGCGCGCGCCCTCGATCCACGGGCCCTGGGAGCATCATCCCGACAACCCGCTGGTGCGCACCGAAAGCCTCGACGAAGCCTGGTGGTCGCGCGGCCATGCCTCGCTGGTCGAGGGGCCCGATGCGCGCTGGTACACGCTCTACCACGGCTACGAGGCGGGCTTCTGGACGCTCGGGCGCCAGTGCCTGCTCGACCATGTCGCGTGGGGCGAGGATGGCTGGTTTCGCATGACCGGCGGCGACCTCGCCGCGCCGCTGGCCAAGCCCGAGGGCGGTGAGGCGCTGCCCCACGGCATGGCGCTTTCGGACCATTTCACCGCACCGCTCGCACTCGGCTCTCGCTGGTCCTTCTTCCGCCCTTCGCCCGACGAGGCGCGGCGCTGCAAAAGCGGTGACGGCGTGCTGCATCTCGCCGCCAAGGGCGCGGCGCCGTCGAGCGGCTCGCCGCTGCTGCTCATCGCGGGCGACACGAGCTATCGGTTCGAATGCGACATCGAGATCGACCCGGGCTGCACCGCAGGGCTGGTCCTGTTCTACGACGACAAGCTCTATGCTGGGCTCGGCTTCGATGCCGATCGCTTCGTCACGCACCAGTACGGGATCGAGCGCGCGCGCCCTGCCAATCCGCACGGTCGGCGCATGAAGATGCGCGTGACCAACCGCGCTCACATCGTCGCCATCCATACCTCGGGCGACGGCGGTAAATCGTGGCAGCGCTTCGACCGGGGCATGGAAGTCTCGGGCTACCACCACAATGTACGCGGAGGGTTCCTGATGTTACGTCCGGGCCTCTACGCGGCCGGACGCGGCGAAGCCCGCTTCCGTGATTTCCAATTCACAGCACTGGAAGACTGA
- a CDS encoding alpha/beta hydrolase: protein MTINRRSFMAASLVSGLALRATQAYAQTPPPQADSPRAPGLPQPGETIDLWPAGAPGMPASPPRETVTERSSDELVTDRAVLGITRPRMAVFRPDRPNGAAVLLTPGGGYKHVVVDKEGYEMARWLTARGFTAFVLFYRLPGEGWANRSDVALADAQRAMRLVRHRAGDFAIDPERVAAMGFSAGGHVCAYLAARFAARVYAPVDAADALSAKPICAAPVYPVVSMDPVIAHAGSRDLLLGPAPTPALEAAHSPDRNVPADAPPHFLLHAEDDDVVPSENTLRLRAALKARGIPVETHLFTQGGHGFGLRKAIGKPVEAWPDLWRAWARTVGLG, encoded by the coding sequence ATGACCATCAACCGCCGGTCGTTCATGGCTGCCTCTCTCGTCTCGGGGCTCGCCCTTAGGGCAACACAGGCCTACGCGCAGACGCCTCCACCGCAAGCCGACAGCCCGCGAGCACCGGGCCTGCCGCAACCGGGCGAGACGATCGACCTGTGGCCTGCCGGCGCGCCCGGCATGCCTGCAAGCCCGCCACGGGAAACGGTGACCGAGCGCTCCAGCGACGAGCTGGTCACCGACCGCGCGGTGCTCGGCATCACCCGCCCGCGCATGGCGGTGTTCAGGCCAGACCGGCCCAACGGTGCGGCGGTCCTGCTGACGCCCGGCGGCGGCTACAAGCATGTCGTGGTCGACAAGGAAGGCTACGAGATGGCGCGCTGGCTCACCGCGCGCGGCTTCACCGCCTTCGTCCTGTTCTACCGCCTGCCCGGCGAGGGCTGGGCCAACCGCTCCGATGTCGCGCTCGCCGATGCGCAGCGCGCGATGCGCCTCGTGCGCCACCGTGCTGGCGACTTCGCGATAGATCCCGAGCGCGTCGCGGCCATGGGCTTTTCCGCAGGTGGCCACGTCTGCGCCTATCTTGCGGCACGCTTCGCCGCGCGCGTCTACGCGCCTGTCGACGCGGCCGACGCGCTTTCGGCGAAACCGATCTGCGCCGCACCCGTCTACCCCGTGGTCTCGATGGACCCCGTGATCGCACATGCCGGTTCGCGCGACCTGCTGCTCGGCCCCGCGCCCACCCCGGCGCTCGAGGCGGCGCATTCGCCCGACCGCAACGTACCCGCCGACGCGCCCCCGCATTTCCTGCTTCACGCCGAGGACGACGACGTCGTACCCAGCGAGAACACCCTGCGTCTGCGCGCCGCGCTCAAGGCACGCGGTATCCCGGTCGAGACGCACCTCTTCACGCAAGGCGGCCACGGCTTTGGCCTGCGCAAGGCCATCGGCAAGCCGGTCGAGGCATGGCCCGACCTATGGCGCGCCTGGGCGCGGACGGTGGGTCTGGGCTGA
- a CDS encoding cupin domain-containing protein: MAAAPAMVVIDEADTVREEPPPHGAIGMSTAYRISDAAPAPRTMEFRRRILHKDAAIGDHPIAHDEVYYVLSGEGEVSSDGKTARLRAGMSAYLYTGAVVGIRQLGEAPLSLIIAYPNPPVTPAP; encoded by the coding sequence ATGGCCGCCGCTCCGGCAATGGTGGTGATCGACGAGGCCGATACAGTGCGCGAGGAACCTCCTCCGCACGGGGCCATCGGCATGAGCACCGCCTACCGCATCTCCGATGCCGCGCCAGCGCCGCGCACGATGGAGTTTCGTCGCCGCATCCTTCACAAGGATGCGGCGATCGGCGATCATCCCATCGCTCACGACGAGGTCTACTATGTCCTGTCGGGCGAGGGCGAGGTCAGCTCGGACGGAAAAACGGCGCGGCTTCGCGCAGGCATGAGCGCCTACCTCTACACCGGTGCGGTGGTCGGCATCCGCCAGCTCGGCGAGGCGCCGCTCTCGCTGATCATCGCCTATCCAAATCCGCCGGTAACCCCGGCGCCATGA
- a CDS encoding mannitol dehydrogenase family protein — translation MSERLCASALGTLPSSIAVPAYDRNEQRVGIVHFGIGAFHRAHQAWYTDAAMNAGERDWAILGVSMRSPGVAAQLNPQDGLYTLVECSAQGRSARVIGSVHEVLVAGVARARLAMALTAPQTRIVSFTVTEKGYCRKADGSLDFDAAARGFYPILSDALRERQATGCGGLTLLSCDNLADNGRQLARLMREWLAREAPDLVEWFETECTCPSTMVDRIVPATTSADRAEVAQLLGCLDEGAVMTEPFSQWVIEDRFARGRPAWEKFGAQLVADVAPYETAKLRMLNGAHSALAYLGLQRGHTYVHEAMGDGAIRPLIEGIMRDEAAPTVAAAPGQDLDAYADALLARFDNPALNHKLIQIAMDGSQKIPQRWLETLEAQRLEQRECPGLLAAISAWIAHLRGANGLVDDPLADSLCAVAQHGSDAEVAAKLFTGDGLLAGFWNPRGEALARALAT, via the coding sequence GTGAGCGAGCGACTTTGCGCATCCGCGCTCGGGACTCTGCCCTCTTCCATCGCGGTTCCTGCCTATGATCGCAACGAACAACGGGTCGGCATCGTCCATTTCGGCATCGGCGCCTTCCACCGCGCGCATCAGGCCTGGTACACTGATGCAGCGATGAACGCGGGCGAGCGCGACTGGGCTATCCTGGGAGTCTCGATGCGCTCGCCGGGCGTCGCCGCACAGCTCAACCCGCAGGACGGGCTCTACACACTGGTCGAGTGTTCGGCGCAAGGACGCAGCGCGCGGGTGATCGGTTCGGTGCACGAAGTGCTGGTCGCGGGTGTCGCCAGAGCGCGCCTTGCCATGGCGCTTACCGCCCCGCAGACGCGCATCGTCTCGTTCACCGTTACCGAGAAGGGCTATTGCCGCAAGGCCGACGGCTCGCTCGACTTCGACGCGGCGGCGCGCGGCTTCTACCCGATCCTGAGCGATGCCCTGCGCGAACGGCAGGCGACCGGATGCGGCGGGCTCACCCTGCTCTCGTGCGACAACCTTGCCGACAACGGTCGCCAACTGGCCCGGCTCATGCGCGAATGGCTCGCGCGCGAGGCGCCCGATCTGGTCGAATGGTTCGAGACCGAATGCACCTGCCCCTCGACCATGGTAGATCGCATCGTGCCCGCCACCACGAGCGCCGACCGCGCCGAGGTAGCACAGCTGCTCGGCTGCCTGGACGAAGGTGCGGTGATGACCGAGCCCTTCAGCCAGTGGGTCATCGAGGACCGCTTCGCGCGCGGACGCCCGGCATGGGAAAAGTTCGGCGCGCAGCTCGTCGCGGACGTCGCGCCTTACGAGACCGCCAAGCTGCGCATGCTCAACGGCGCCCATTCGGCGCTGGCCTATCTCGGGCTCCAGCGCGGGCACACTTACGTGCACGAGGCGATGGGCGATGGCGCGATCCGCCCGCTGATCGAGGGCATCATGCGCGACGAGGCCGCCCCCACCGTCGCGGCGGCACCGGGACAGGACCTCGATGCCTATGCCGATGCCCTGCTCGCTCGCTTCGACAATCCCGCGCTCAACCACAAGCTGATCCAGATCGCGATGGATGGCAGCCAGAAGATCCCGCAGCGCTGGCTCGAAACGCTCGAGGCGCAGCGGCTCGAGCAACGCGAATGCCCGGGGCTCCTCGCCGCGATCTCGGCATGGATCGCGCATCTGCGCGGCGCCAACGGCCTGGTCGACGATCCCCTGGCCGACAGTCTTTGCGCCGTTGCGCAGCATGGCAGCGATGCCGAGGTCGCAGCGAAGCTGTTCACTGGCGATGGCCTGCTTGCCGGTTTCTGGAATCCGCGAGGCGAGGCACTGGCGCGCGCCCTCGCGACCTGA
- the uxaC gene encoding glucuronate isomerase, translated as MSRPLDLHPDRLLPADPATRSLARELYQSVARLPIVSPHGHTDPSWFAGNAPFGNATQLLLVPDHYVFRMLYSQGVPMEALGVRNPQVDPREAWRLLAHNYHLFRATPSRMWLDWVFAEAFGIDVQLGADTADHYYDTITEKLATEAFRPRALFDRYGIEVIATTESPLDSLDHHAALKAENARPGGWQGKVVTAYRPDPVIDPEFEGFRENLVRFTEITGEDCLTWSGYLAAHRQRRRFFAQMGATSTDHGHPTPRTADLSRTEAEALFAKVTSGSFTPEEAELFRAQMLTEMAGMSLEDGLVMQIHPGAFRNHNARVFERFRRDKGADVPSRTEYVANLKPLLDKYGNEADLSIILFTLDESTYARELAPLAGHYPCLKLGPAWWFHDSPEGMRRFRRMTTETAGFYNTVGFNDDTRAFLSIPARHDVARRVDCGFLAELVMEHRLEDWEAGEVAQDLAYNLVKKAYKL; from the coding sequence ATGTCCCGCCCCCTCGACCTGCATCCCGACCGCCTTCTCCCTGCCGATCCCGCGACCCGCAGCCTCGCGCGCGAACTTTACCAAAGCGTCGCCAGGCTTCCGATCGTGAGCCCGCACGGTCACACCGATCCTTCGTGGTTTGCCGGAAATGCGCCCTTCGGCAACGCGACGCAGCTCCTGCTCGTGCCCGACCACTACGTCTTCCGCATGCTCTATTCGCAAGGGGTGCCGATGGAGGCTCTCGGCGTGCGCAACCCGCAGGTCGACCCGCGCGAGGCATGGCGGCTGCTTGCGCACAACTACCACCTGTTCCGCGCGACACCCTCGCGCATGTGGCTCGACTGGGTCTTTGCCGAGGCCTTCGGCATCGACGTGCAGCTCGGCGCGGATACCGCCGATCACTATTACGACACGATCACCGAGAAGCTCGCCACCGAGGCCTTCCGTCCGCGCGCGCTGTTCGACCGCTACGGCATCGAGGTCATCGCCACGACCGAGAGCCCGCTCGACAGCCTCGATCACCACGCCGCGCTCAAGGCCGAGAACGCAAGGCCCGGGGGCTGGCAGGGCAAGGTCGTCACCGCCTACCGGCCCGATCCGGTGATCGACCCCGAGTTCGAGGGTTTCCGCGAGAACCTCGTGCGCTTCACCGAGATCACCGGCGAGGATTGCCTCACATGGTCGGGCTATCTCGCCGCGCACCGCCAGCGCCGCCGCTTCTTCGCGCAGATGGGTGCGACCTCGACCGACCACGGCCACCCGACCCCGCGCACCGCCGACCTTTCGCGCACCGAGGCCGAGGCGCTCTTCGCCAAGGTCACGAGCGGCAGTTTCACACCCGAAGAGGCCGAACTCTTCCGCGCGCAGATGCTGACCGAGATGGCGGGCATGAGTCTCGAGGACGGGCTGGTCATGCAGATCCACCCGGGCGCGTTTCGCAACCACAATGCCCGTGTCTTCGAGCGCTTCAGGCGCGACAAGGGCGCCGACGTGCCGAGCCGCACCGAATATGTCGCGAACCTGAAGCCCCTGCTCGACAAGTACGGCAACGAAGCCGATCTCTCGATCATCCTCTTCACCCTGGACGAGAGCACTTATGCGCGCGAACTCGCACCGCTCGCGGGCCATTATCCGTGCCTCAAACTGGGTCCGGCATGGTGGTTCCACGACAGCCCCGAGGGCATGCGCCGTTTCCGCCGCATGACCACCGAAACCGCCGGCTTCTACAACACCGTCGGCTTCAACGACGACACCCGCGCCTTCCTCTCGATCCCCGCGCGCCACGACGTCGCGCGCCGCGTCGACTGCGGGTTCCTCGCCGAACTGGTGATGGAGCATCGCCTCGAGGACTGGGAGGCCGGCGAAGTCGCGCAGGACCTTGCCTACAACCTGGTGAAGAAGGCCTACAAGCTGTGA